The DNA sequence CACGAATAAACCAACCAAGTTGTCCAAATATCCGAAACATGTGAAAACCCCTTTTCAAAAAAACTTTTTCACGAGACAATATACTCTTATTATAAATCCTAATTAAATAATAAACAGGACAAATATTGCTCGTAAACAAAATAAAAAAGCTATAGTTGTGCGCGAAAGCAACACAACTATAGCCAAAACAAATATATTCGCAAAGCGACCTAAAACAATAATAGGGTACAAAAAAAGCGTCTATATGCTTAAAAGCCATAATCATCAAACAATCGGCACAAAGGTGCAGAAAAATAGTGCAAGTTCTTTCCCAAAAGAAACTTACCTATTTTCAGTTATTGTTGATTGATCATTCCGCTTAGCACAATAGCCACCTACTAATTCATTTTTTACTTTCACTCATTATAAAACGTTTTCATTAAGAATGTCAACACTTTTATGCAAATACTTTCACTTTTATGTGAAAAAAGTTGCTATTGATGCAGATATTCGGTAAATAATGACTTATCATGCTATAATATTTTCATGATAAAACATAAAGGAGGCCAAAATCATGGAAAAAATATGGTTTGCCGGCGGATGCTTTTGGGGTGTGGAAGCATACTTTGCTCAAATAAAAGGTGTACTTGATACTACCGTTGGATATGCACAGGGGACGGTTGTGAATCCCAGTTATGAACAAGTGTGCATGGGCACAACCGGACATGCGGAAACAACTGAGGTTGTTTACGACCCGCAAATCATCAGCCTTGATGATTTGCTCGAACAGCTGTTCCGCATCATAGACCCGACGGTGCTTAACCGCCAGGGGAATGATCGCGGCAGTCAGTACCGGACCGGTATTTACTATACTAACGAAGCAGATGCGGCAGTCACTCATAATTTTATTGCCAAAGTGCAAGCAAATTACGATAAACCAATTGTTGTTGAAGTTGAGCCGCTGAAAAATTTCTACCCGGCGGAAGAATACCATCAAGATTATTTGCAGAAAAATCCTGGTGGTTACTGTCACATTAATCTTAACTTAGTTAAAGCAGATGAACGAAAATAGAAAAAGCCGGCGTGCTGCACGCCGGCTTTTTATTTATGGGCGTTACTATCCACAAGTGCACATAAAAATGATACAATAAACAATAAGACATATTTTAATATTATCTATATAAGGAGTTTGGGAAGAATATGATAGTGTACTATGAGTATCCGAGTTGTTCAACATGTAAGAAGGCAACAAAGTTTTTAACTGACAATGGTATTGAGGTAAAAACAATTAATATTAAGGATAATCCGCCAAGTAAAGAAGAATTACGGCAATTCATTGAGAAAAGCGGGATGCCAATTAAGAAGTTTTTTAATACTTCAGGACAATTGTATCGTGACCAAAAAGTGAAAGAACAGCTTGAAACCGCTGATTTTGAGACCGCCCTTGATATACTTGCGACAAGCGGTATGATGATGAAGCGGCCGATTTTGGTGACTGAGTCAAATGTTATTAATGGTTTTAAAGCGGAACAATGGGAAAAAGAATTACTATAACGCATATATATGTGAGCCGGGTTACGGTAATGTAACTTGAGTTTTTTTAGTGAACATATTATAATATCAGAGATATCATAAGAGAAAAGAGGAAAAAACATGGAATTAAATAATGTCAAAAAAATGAAAAATTTATACATGACTTTGGCAATTTTGACATCAATCATGATTGTGCCTTGGGTCGGCGAATGGTTAAACTGGATTTTTAATGCATTACCAATCGCGATTTTGGTGTTATCAATTGTCATTATGAACTTGGAGAAAAAGTATAACCAAAAACGTTTGGCTACGGCATTCTCATTAGCAGGGTCAATTCTGATTTTAGTGCAAACATTAATCTTTATTATTCTTGTTATTGTAATATTCTCTGCGTTTGCTCGTTACAGCAGCTATATCGATATTACTGATTTCAGCAATATCAGTGATTTAGCATATATGTATGGTTTTAGTTCATCAGCAGGGGCGATAGTGATTTTAAACGGATTACATACAATCCTTGGATTCGTTGCATGGGGACTATTAGTTACAGCGACAGTATTGCTTTGGATTCGCTTTGAACAAGTGAATAAAGTTTATGTGATGCTAGCGTCTAATCATTTAAATCGCGGACCACAAAATCCAAATCAACCAATACAACCACAAGCTCCGGTTCAACCACAAGCACCAGTACAACCGGTTCAGCCAGTACAACCGGTTCAGCCAGTGCAACCGGTACAGCCGGTACAACCGCAGGCTCCGGTTACGCCAGTAGCTCCTGTGGAACCAATCGCACCGGTTCAACCGCAAGCGCCAGTTGAGCCAGTAGCACCGGTAGAACCGGTTGCGCCTGAAGCTCCGGCTGAGGAAGTAGTTGCTGTTGATGAAACAATAACAGTTATTACTG is a window from the Culicoidibacter larvae genome containing:
- a CDS encoding Spx/MgsR family RNA polymerase-binding regulatory protein gives rise to the protein MIVYYEYPSCSTCKKATKFLTDNGIEVKTINIKDNPPSKEELRQFIEKSGMPIKKFFNTSGQLYRDQKVKEQLETADFETALDILATSGMMMKRPILVTESNVINGFKAEQWEKELL
- the msrA gene encoding peptide-methionine (S)-S-oxide reductase MsrA → MEKIWFAGGCFWGVEAYFAQIKGVLDTTVGYAQGTVVNPSYEQVCMGTTGHAETTEVVYDPQIISLDDLLEQLFRIIDPTVLNRQGNDRGSQYRTGIYYTNEADAAVTHNFIAKVQANYDKPIVVEVEPLKNFYPAEEYHQDYLQKNPGGYCHINLNLVKADERK